In the genome of Cupriavidus taiwanensis, one region contains:
- a CDS encoding helix-turn-helix domain-containing protein — protein MHEVEFIEYEGRRFVLVPERTWKDIRGCIQRLLEEAGKDAGTAASFCPPLLVQAAISAGSSELRAWRRFRGLPSSQLAERVGVTRAYISMIETGRRRPAADLLSRLARELEIPVCALATSHGAG, from the coding sequence ATGCATGAGGTGGAGTTCATCGAGTACGAGGGCCGGCGCTTCGTGCTGGTTCCCGAGCGGACGTGGAAGGACATCAGGGGCTGCATCCAGCGGCTGCTGGAGGAAGCGGGAAAGGATGCCGGTACCGCGGCTTCGTTCTGCCCGCCACTGCTGGTGCAGGCCGCGATTTCCGCCGGCAGCTCCGAGCTGCGCGCATGGCGCCGCTTTCGCGGCTTGCCGAGTTCTCAACTGGCCGAGCGCGTCGGTGTAACGCGCGCCTATATCTCGATGATCGAGACCGGCCGCCGCCGGCCCGCCGCCGACTTGCTGAGCCGGCTTGCGCGCGAACTCGAGATCCCGGTCTGCGCACTGGCAACGAGCCACGGCGCCGGGTAG